From one Saccharomyces cerevisiae S288C chromosome XVI, complete sequence genomic stretch:
- the CLN2 gene encoding cyclin CLN2 (G1 cyclin involved in regulation of the cell cycle; activates Cdc28p kinase to promote the G1 to S phase transition; late G1 specific expression depends on transcription factor complexes, MBF (Swi6p-Mbp1p) and SBF (Swi6p-Swi4p); CLN2 has a paralog, CLN1, that arose from the whole genome duplication; cell cycle arrest phenotype of the cln1 cln2 cln3 triple null mutant is complemented by any of human cyclins CCNA2, CCNB1, CCNC, CCND1, or CCNE1) — protein sequence MASAEPRPRMGLVINAKPDYYPIELSNAELLSHFEMLQEYHQEISTNVIAQSCKFKPNPKLIDQQPEMNPVETRSNIITFLFELSVVTRVTNGIFFHSVRLYDRYCSKRIVLRDQAKLVVATCLWLAAKTWGGCNHIINNVVIPTGGRFYGPNPRARIPRLSELVHYCGDGQVFDESMFLQMERHILDTLNWNIYEPMINDYVLNVDENCLMQYELYENQVTYDKQCSEKRQSQLSQDSDATVDERPYQNEEEEEEDLKLKIKLINLKKFLIDVSAWQYDLLRYELFEVSHGIFSIINQFTNQDHGPFLMTPMTSESKNGEILSTLMNGIVSIPNSLMEVYKTVNGVLPFINQVKEYHLDLQRKLQIASNLNISRKLTISTPSCSFENSNSTSIPSPASSSQSHTPMRNMSSLSDNSVFSRNMEQSSPITPSMYQFGQQQSNSICGSTVSVNSLVNTNNKQRIYEQITGPNSNNATNDYIDLLNLNESNKENQNPATAHYLNGGPPKTSFINHGMFPSPTGTINSGKSSSASSLISFGMGNTQVI from the coding sequence ATGGCTAGTGCTGAACCAAGACCCCGTATGGGACTCGTCATCAATGCTAAACCGGACTACTATCCGATTGAGCTATCTAATGCAGAATTACTTTCTCACTTCGAAATGCTGCAAGAATACCACCAAGAAATCTCCACCAATGTTATTGCTCAATCATGTAAGTTCAAACCTAATCCAAAACTAATAGACCAGCAGCCTGAAATGAACCCCGTGGAAACAAGGTCCAACATTATCACTTTTTTGTTCGAGCTGTCTGTGGTCACTCGAGTGACAaatggtattttttttcattcagTTAGATTATATGACCGCTATTGTTCCAAGAGAATCGTGTTACGGGACCAAGCCAAATTGGTTGTCGCTACTTGTCTCTGGTTGGCTGCTAAAACTTGGGGCGGTTGTAATCAcatcatcaataatgtAGTCATCCCTACTGGCGGAAGATTTTATGGTCCCAACCCAAGGGCACGTATACCTCGACTCTCTGAACTAGTTCATTACTGTGGTGATGGTCAGGTCTTTGATGAATCAATGTTTTTACAAATGGAAAGACATATACTAGACACTTTAAATTGGAACATTTATGAACCAATGATCAATGATTACGTTTTAAatgttgatgaaaattgTTTGATGCAATACGAACTTTATGAAAATCAAGTTACTTATGACAAACAATGCTCTGAAAAACGTCAGTCTCAATTATCCCAGGATAGTGATGCCACTGTAGACGAGAGGCCCTACCaaaacgaagaagaagaagaagaagacttAAAACTAAAGATCAAGTTGattaatttgaaaaaattcttgattgaTGTATCCGCGTGGCAGTACGACTTACTTAGATATGAACTTTTCGAAGTATCGCACGGCATATTCTCCATTATCAATCAATTCACCAATCAAGACCACGGTCCTTTTTTAATGACTCCAATGACATcagaaagcaaaaatgGTGAAATTTTGAGTACCTTAATGAACGGCATTGTTTCCATTCCTAACTCCTTGATGGAAGTGTATAAAACGGTCAATGGTGTTCTACCCTTCATTAATCAAGTGAAAGAATATCACTTGGATCTACAAAGAAAACTGCAAATTGCATCCAACTTGAACATTTCGAGAAAGCTTACCATATCAACCCCATCATGCTCTTTCGAAAATTCAAATAGCACATCCATTCCTTCGCCCGCTTCCTCATCTCAAAGCCACACTCCAATGAGAAACATGAGCTCACTCTCTGATAACAGCGTTTTCAGCCGGAATATGGAACAATCATCACCAATCACTCCAAGTATGTACCAATTTGGTCAGCAGCAGTCAAACAGTATATGTGGTAGCACCGTTAGTGTGAATAGTCTGGTGAATACAAATAACAAACAAAGGATCTACGAACAAATCACGGGTCCTAACAGCAATAACGCAACCAATGATTATATTGATTTGCTAAACCTAAATGAGTCTAACAAGGAAAACCAAAATCCCGCAACGGCGCATTACCTCAATGGGGGCCCACCCAAGACAAGCTTCATTAACCATGGAATGTTCCCCTCGCCAACTGGGACCATAAATAGCGGTAAATCTAGCAGTGCCTCatctttaatttcttttggtaTGGGCAATACCCAAGTAATATAG
- the VIK1 gene encoding Vik1p (Subunit of a kinesin-14 heterodimeric motor with Kar3p; localizes Kar3p at mitotic spindle poles; has a structure similar to a kinesin motor domain but lacks an ATP-binding site and is catalytically inactive; binds microtubules; required for sister chromatid cohesion and for ER-associated degradation (ERAD); VIK1 has a paralog, CIK1, that arose from the whole genome duplication), with translation MASQQNKHAFLSKNRIFHNPDNVSSSKSRNLMDITNTTNTMNGSRPSSMKSSLALPPVKDSFPSVSRSASLNINMSKIKDLKDRQDKIRFQRHTLRTQLIECEREIKTIKFRDLNKSRFELYKKKSKQAKYLKQVRDLTQNLNSKDGERADLIKKNKSALATLQAELDQNLILKRQESQELYNNKLIFWENELQIMENVEPDHEITEEISQLKKTLQELNINWANLQKQNLERQVNHESQLRKDFIAFKEAKLKSMENLTNKHRELLDQIATLQSESEKLHKEIMDIDRQAEYSEQNISEINENIKQLELANNPLISKSLQNSQDLEHLQNQMENLKEMASKQEKFYNDTYNTVEKELLRSRRLENSIIEQKGTMRCYAYVMEQNLPENLLFDYENGVITQGLSEHVYKFNRVIPHLKVSEDKFFTQEYSVYHDMCLNQKKNFNLISLSTTPHGSLRESLIKFLAEKDTIYQKQYVITLQFVFLSDDEFSQDMLLDYSHNDKDSIKLKFEKHSISLDSKLVIIENGLEDLPLNFSCDEHPNLPHSGMGIIKVQFFPRDSKSDGNNDPVPVDFYFIELNNLKSIEQFDKSIFKKESCETPIALVLKKLISDTKSFFLLNLNDSKNVNKLLTISEEVQTQLCKRKKKLT, from the coding sequence ATGGCGTCACAGCAAAACAAACAcgcttttctttcaaagaataGAATCTTTCACAATCCCGATAATGTGTCCTCATCAAAATCTCGAAACCTTATGGATATCACAAACACGACAAACACCATGAATGGCTCTAGACCTTCGTCTATGAAGAGTTCATTGGCTCTTCCACCCGTAAAGGATTCCTTCCCATCTGTATCTCGATCTGCATCATTAAACATCAACATGAGCAAAATTAAGGACTTAAAAGACCGCCAAGACAAAATAAGGTTCCAAAGACATACTCTCAGGACTCAATTGATTGAGTGCGAAAGAGAAATCAAAACCATCAAGTTTCGAGATCTCAATAAGTCCAGGTTTGAACtttataagaaaaaatccaaaCAAGCAAAGTATCTCAAACAGGTTAGAGATTTGACGCAAAATCTGAACTCCAAGGACGGTGAACGCGCTGATTTAATTAAGAAGAACAAATCCGCTTTGGCAACCTTGCAGGCTGAACTCGACCAGAATCTGATCTTGAAAAGGCAGGAATCTCAAGAATTGTACAATAATAAGCTTATCTTTTGGGAAAATGAGCTGCaaataatggaaaatgTCGAGCCTGACCACGAAATCACAGAGGAAATATCTcagttgaagaaaacgCTGCAAGAGCTCAACATAAATTGGGCGAATTTACAGAAGCAAAACTTGGAAAGACAAGTAAACCACGAATCACAATTGAGGAAGGATTTTATTGCATTCAAAGAAGCTAAGTTAAAATCCATGGAAAATTTGACAAACAAACATCGTGAATTACTTGATCAGATAGCCACTCTACAATCGGAAAGTGAGAAGTTACACAAGGAGATCATGGATATAGATAGACAAGCTGAATATTCGGAACAAAACATCTCagaaataaatgaaaatataaaacaatTGGAATTGGCAAACAACCCACTAATAAGCAAATCCTTACAAAACTCGCAAGATTTGGAACATTTACAAAAccaaatggaaaatttgaaagaaatggCCTCTAAACaggaaaaattttataatGATACCTATAACACTGTGGAAAAAGAACTCCTGCGGAGTAGGAGACTTGAAAACTCTattattgaacaaaaaggcACGATGCGCTGTTACGCTTACGTGATGGAGCAAAATTTGCCTGAGAACCTTTTATTTGATTACGAAAATGGCGTAATAACCCAAGGTCTAAGCGAACATGTTTACAAATTTAATAGGGTGATACCGCATTTAAAAGTTTCTGaagataaatttttcactcaAGAGTATAGCGTTTACCATGATATGTGCCtgaaccaaaaaaaaaatttcaacttAATATCTCTAAGCACCACTCCACATGGCTCATTGAGAGAGTCtctaataaaatttttggccGAAAAGGATACaatatatcaaaaacaatatgTGATCACCTTACAGtttgtatttttatcaGATGACGAATTTTCTCAGGACATGCTCTTGGATTATTCCCACAATGATAAAGATAGCATAAAgttgaaatttgaaaaacacTCAATTTCTTTGGATTCCAAACTTGTCATCATAGAAAATGGACTCGAAGATTTGCCCTTAAATTTTAGTTGTGATGAACACCCAAATTTACCTCATTCTGGGATGGGTATAATCAAGGTGCAGTTTTTTCCTCGAGATTCAAAAAGCGATGGCAACAATGACCCCGTACCGGTGGACTTTTATTTTATCGAGTTAAATAATCTGAAGTCCATTGAACAGTTTGATAAAAGCATCTTTAAGAAGGAATCATGCGAGACCCCTATTGCACTTGTTCTGAAAAAACTAATTTCTGATACTAAatcctttttcttgctaAACTTGAAcgattcaaaaaatgtcaATAAATTATTAACGATTTCAGAAGAAGTTCAAACACAACTttgtaaaagaaagaaaaagctcACTTAA
- the RPL36B gene encoding 60S ribosomal protein eL36 RPL36B (Ribosomal 60S subunit protein L36B; binds to 5.8 S rRNA; homologous to mammalian ribosomal protein L36, no bacterial homolog; RPL36B has a paralog, RPL36A, that arose from the whole genome duplication), whose translation MAVKTGIAIGLNKGKKVTQMTPAPKISYKKGAASNRTKFVRSLVREIAGLSPYERRLIDLIRNSGEKRARKVAKKRLGSFTRAKAKVEEMNNIIAASRRH comes from the exons ATGGCTGTCAAGACTG GTATCGCTATTGGTTTGAACAAGGGTAAGAAAGTCACCCAAATGACTCCAGCCCCAAAGATCTCCTACAAGAAGGGTGCTGCCTCCAACAGAACCAAGTTCGTCAGATCTTTGGTTAGAGAAATCGCCGGTTTGTCCCCATATGAAAGAAGATTGATCGATTTGATCAGAAACTCCGGTGAAAAGAGAGCCAGAAAGGTCGCCAAGAAGAGATTGGGTTCTTTCACCAGAGCCAAGGCTAAGGTCGAAGAAATGAACAACATCATTGCTGCCTCTCGTCGTCATTAA
- the YAH1 gene encoding adrenodoxin (Ferredoxin of the mitochondrial matrix; required for formation of cellular iron-sulfur proteins; involved in heme A biosynthesis; human homolog FDX1L can complement yeast by allowing growth during down-regulation of yeast YAH1) — protein MLKIVTRAGHTARISNIAAHLLRTSPSLLTRTTTTTRFLPFSTSSFLNHGHLKKPKPGEELKITFILKDGSQKTYEVCEGETILDIAQGHNLDMEGACGGSCACSTCHVIVDPDYYDALPEPEDDENDMLDLAYGLTETSRLGCQIKMSKDIDGIRVALPQMTRNVNNNDFS, from the coding sequence ATGCTGAAAATTGTTACTCGGGCTGGACACACAGCTAGAATATCGAACATCGCAGCACATCTTTTACGCACCTCTCCATCTCTGCTCACACGCACCACCACAACCACAAGATTTCTGCCCTTCTCTACGTCTTCGTTCTTAAACCATGGccatttgaaaaaaccGAAACCAGGCGAAGAACTGAAGATAACTTTTATTCTGAAGGATGGCTCCCAGAAGACGTACGAAGTCTGTGAGGGCGAAACCATCCTGGACATCGCTCAAGGTCACAACCTGGACATGGAGGGCGCATGCGGCGGTTCTTGTGCCTGCTCCACCTGTCACGTCATCGTTGATCCAGACTACTACGATGCCCTGCCGGAAcctgaagatgatgaaaacgaTATGCTCGATCTTGCTTACGGGCTAACAGAGACAAGCAGGCTTGGGTGCCAGATTAAGATGTCAAAAGATATCGATGGGATTAGAGTCGCTCTGCCCCAGATGACAAGAAACGTTAATAACAACGATTTTAGTTAA
- the HFI1 gene encoding Hfi1p (Adaptor protein required for structural integrity of the SAGA complex; a histone acetyltransferase-coactivator complex that is involved in global regulation of gene expression through acetylation and transcription functions), which translates to MSAIQSPAPKPLQPTYPAASPASTNAYMKPGLIGSPAVSNHTEPNNGNNETAEPQGPNQRIDLGAMIEELTSLLGKESWTKYAQIISLFILGKLSRKELSNELELVFSPSAASLEKSNTNHHHSLVRLHNQLLLGIFANSLRENPLGRNGNESSWGFGNGSNNPNNKLKRINKHNSQIEVYKKIVMSLPLNDRNRLKMITKEAGKRGFIFCSVFQARLNNIPKIPIVTNPESLKRVKSNNLKTPLEWSQDIMNGFNVPLASESHSLPDTDSFYLRMVGIAREHGLVGTVDARCVELISLALDQYLKNIIEFTIDTVRYRRKKYSDYYDLNESGLYKSVSEMAADKRDAKIKQLDDDKNEDECADEAKSINNGNNSSKDDIGDISMSSITKAGEAVNEELHENRTISLTNEDIYDSLSIFPNLVEPSGSYYALTNLGLVNDDELVDMKSNIDDLPDFLNEKPTFTPLDERNVGTRHELNWLIKGILTED; encoded by the coding sequence ATGTCAGCTATACAATCGCCAGCACCTAAACCTCTGCAGCCAACTTATCCAGCTGCTTCGCCAGCTTCCACGAATGCATATATGAAGCCGGGCCTAATTGGTAGTCCTGCCGTCAGTAATCATACCGAGCCTAACAATGGTAACAATGAAACTGCGGAGCCTCAGGGACCAAATCAGAGAATTGATTTGGGTGCCATGATCGAAGAATTAACCTCACTATtgggaaaagaaagctgGACGAAATATGCTCAGATCATCAgtcttttcattttagGGAAGTTATCCAGAAAGGAACTTTCTAATGAATTAGAGCTGGTATTTTCACCAAGCGCTGCAAGCTtagaaaaatcaaatacaAATCATCACCATAGTTTAGTACGACTTCATAACCAACTTTTATTAGGGATTTTTGCTAATTCATTACGTGAAAACCCTCTTGGGAGAAACGGTAATGAGAGTTCTTGGGGATTTGGCAATGGAAGCAACAATCCAAACAATAAACTAAAAAGAATCAATAAGCATAACTCTCAAATTGAAgtctataaaaaaattgtcatGTCGTTACCTCTAAATGATCGAAATAGACTTAAAATGATCACGAAAGAGGCCGGCAAAAGAGGCTTCATTTTTTGCTCTGTATTTCAAGCCAGATTAAATAATATACCCAAAATTCCCATTGTAACCAATCCAGAAAGTTTGAAGCGTGTCAAGAGCAATAATTTAAAAACGCCGCTGGAATGGTCACAAGATATAATGAATGGATTCAACGTTCCTTTAGCGAGCGAAAGCCATTCTTTACCAGACACGGATTCGTTTTACTTAAGAATGGTTGGTATAGCAAGAGAACATGGGTTAGTCGGCACAGTGGACGCACGTTGCGTAGAGCTTATATCATTGGCCCTAGATCAAtatctaaaaaatataatagaGTTTACTATTGATACAGTTCGTTATAGAAGGAAGAAATATTCAGATTATTATGATTTGAATGAGAGTGGGCTTTATAAATCCGTATCAGAAATGGCTGCTGATAAACGCGATGCCAAAATTAAGCAgttagatgatgataaaaatgAGGATGAATGTGCCGATGAAGCCAAAAGTATTAATAACGGCAATAACAGTAGCAAGGACGATATTGGCGACATATCAATGAGCAGCATTACAAAGGCTGGCGAAGCAGTTAATGAGGAGTTACATGAAAACAGAACGATATCATTAACGAATGAAGACATATATGATTCGTTATCTATATTTCCGAATTTGGTTGAACCTTCAGGTTCATACTATGCGTTAACTAATTTAGGGCTAGTTAACGATGATGAACTAGTAGATATGAAGAGCAATATTGACGACTTGCCGGACTTCTTAAATGAAAAGCCGACTTTCACGCCTTTGGATGAAAGAAACGTTGGTACAAGGCATGAATTAAATTGGTTAATTAAAGGAATCTTAACGGAAGATTGA
- the ATG41 gene encoding Atg41p (hypothetical protein; required for selective and nonselective autophagy, and mitophagy; regulates the rate of autophagosome formation; interacts with Atg9p, and has a similar peri-mitochondrial localization; elevated Gcn4p-dependent expression under autophagy-inducing conditions; mobilized into polysomes upon a shift from a fermentable to nonfermentable carbon source; potential Cdc28p substrate; ATG41 has a paralog, ICY1, that arose from the whole genome duplication) yields MSSVESSPISRYEDEVFPLSFSNVAFEPPMLSHSPDRSTYADDFSQSYQQELLTFPLSYPIVDESECTHTKDKTDSNIITSTEDDCMFDMEFNGNAASAVAAASKESNSASGFAFASNDAFANVAQQNYRLWLSSV; encoded by the coding sequence ATGTCCTCTGTGGAATCTTCCCCCATCTCGCGCTATGAAGACGAGGTCTTCCCTCTTTCGTTTTCAAACGTTGCTTTCGAGCCCCCTATGCTCTCGCATAGCCCGGACAGATCGACTTATGCCGATGACTTTTCTCAATCTTACCAGCAAGAATTGCTAACTTTTCCGCTATCGTACCCGATTGTCGATGAGTCAGAATGCACGCACACTAAAGATAAGACGGACAGCAACATAATAACGAGTACTGAAGACGATTGCATGTTCGATATGGAATTTAACGGCAACGCCGCCAGTGCAGTTGCTGCTGCTAGTAAGGAATCTAACTCTGCCTCTGGGTTTGCCTTTGCAAGTAACGATGCCTTTGCCAATGTCGCACAACAGAACTACAGACTGTGGTTGTCATCGGTATGA
- the BBP1 gene encoding Bbp1p (Protein required for the spindle pole body (SPB) duplication; localizes at the cytoplasmic side of the central plaque periphery of the SPB; forms a complex with a nuclear envelope protein Mps2p and SPB components Spc29p and Kar1p; required for mitotic functions of Cdc5p) — translation MNQEDNTGGGGIFGLFKWTKDALFGTDISPSMKYKDQEERRDRSRYAQDDTNFSMKFGNDSNRRSTNLSRSNSWSGLDSTLHRKYELLPEYNENGFNSIVNGDHHSKERIRSLRSPAPIVPREPLRNEPTDTFGHRLHTKRRTINELSNSQIPFIPPQEDDPLLSKLFNKDGVNEVRRSPYKLSVKDIPGKFPSPLTKRDEIDNYYVRDEDACHKNREYKKAYFDLFAQMDLNSRDLEDLCEDVREQREQFHRNEQTYKQAYEEMRAELVNELKKSKTLFENYYSLGQKYKSLKKVLDQTISHEAELATSRERLYQEEDLKNFEIQTLKQRLSDLELKYTNLQIEKDMQRDNYESEIHDLLLQLSLRNNERKDTSAGSNIFSTGQ, via the coding sequence ATGAATCAGGAAGACAACACGGGCGGAGGGGGCATTTTTGGTCTTTTCAAATGGACTAAGGATGCGCTGTTTGGTACGGACATATCACCTTCAATGAAATATAAAGATCAGGAAGAACGAAGAGACCGATCTAGGTATGCCCAAGACGAcacaaatttttctatgAAGTTTGGAAATGACTCCAACAGGAGGAGTACAAACTTATCGAGGTCAAATTCGTGGTCTGGTCTGGATTCAACGCTCCATAGGAAGTACGAGTTACTCCCAGAGTACAACGAGAACGGCTTTAACTCAATTGTTAACGGTGACCACCACAGCAAAGAGAGAATACGATCTTTACGAAGTCCTGCTCCGATAGTACCGAGAGAACCACTTCGTAACGAACCTACGGATACATTTGGTCACAGACTACACACAAAAAGGAGAACTATAAATGAGCTTTCCAATTCGCAGATACCCTTTATACCACCTCAGGAAGACGACCCTTTGCTCTCGAAATTATTTAACAAGGATGGAGTTAATGAGGTTAGAAGATCGCCCTATAAGTTATCGGTTAAAGATATACCAGGCAAATTTCCATCTCCCTTAACAAAACGTGATGAAATAGACAATTACTATGTCCGGGACGAAGATGCTTGCCACAAGAATAGAGAGTATAAAAAGGCATATTTTGATCTTTTTGCACAAATGGACTTGAACAGTAGAGACCTGGAAGATTTGTGTGAGGATGTTAGAGAGCAGCGTGAGCAATTCCACAGGAATGAGCAAACTTATAAGCAAGCATACGAGGAAATGAGAGCAGAACTGGTCAACgagttgaagaaatctaAGACactctttgaaaattattattCATTAGGTCAGAAGTACAAgagtttgaaaaaggtcCTTGATCAAACGATCAGTCATGAGGCTGAACTGGCCACTTCTAGGGAACGGCTGTATCAGGAGGaggatttgaaaaactttgaaatacAAACATTGAAGCAAAGACTATCCGATTTAGAGCtgaaatataccaatttGCAAATAGAAAAGGACATGCAGCGGGACAATTATGAATCCGAAATACATGATTTATTATTACAGCTTAGCCTTCGTAATAACGAGAGAAAAGATACTTCTGCTGGTtcgaatattttttcaacaggACAATAG